The Daucus carota subsp. sativus chromosome 7, DH1 v3.0, whole genome shotgun sequence genome window below encodes:
- the LOC108196906 gene encoding translationally-controlled tumor protein homolog, with translation MLVYQDLLSGDELLSDSFPYKETENGCLWEVEGKWVVQGAVDVNIGANPSAEGGEEDEGVDDQAQKVVDIVDTFRLQEQPPFDKKQFVAYIKKYIKLLTPKLEGEKQEEFKKGIEAATKFLLGKLKDLQFFVGESMHDDGSMVFAYYKDGATDPTFLYFGHGLKEVKC, from the exons ATGTTGGTCTATCAAGATTTGCTTAGTG GTGATGAGCTTCTCTCAGACTCGTTCCCGTACAAGGAAACTGAAAATGGATGCCTATGGGAAGTTGAAGGAAAG TGGGTTGTGCAAGGAGCAGTTGATGTGAACATTGGTGCAAACCCTTCTGCTGAAGGTGGTGAAGAAGATGAGGGTGTTGATGATCAAGCGCAGAAGGTGGTAGACATTGTTGACACTTTCAGGCTTCAG GAGCAACCACCTTTTGACAAGAAGCAGTTTGTTGCATACATTAAGAAGTACATCAAACTGTTGACACCCAAGCTCGAGGGTGAAAAACAAGAGGAATTCAAGAAGGGTATTGAGGCAGCAACCAAGTTCCTGCTAGGAAAGCTCAAGGACCTCCAATT TTTTGTCGGGGAGAGCATGCACGATGACGGGTCCATGGTATTTGCCTACTACAAGGATGGTGCAACTGATCCAACCTTTTTATATTTTGGCCATGGATTGAAGGAGGTCAAGTGTTGA